A section of the Salvelinus fontinalis isolate EN_2023a chromosome 33, ASM2944872v1, whole genome shotgun sequence genome encodes:
- the LOC129832558 gene encoding post-GPI attachment to proteins factor 2-like isoform X2: MLQGPHVLGYDKPLIRLSFTSCVVGTVSLPLLGLITCIFISSVFHFQDSTDTHCKVTNYLPSISASISLSPECHIWRFCIGLHSAPRFLVAVAYFNFYKGRFSTRFLEWLLSCLNFMCAITENFGLLLLTYVSSNETYLVHKEGFVLFIASSVIHMVLTCRLWLVIKKYSLIPEDVKSFHWKIRCLILNIAFCCLAAYFYWKHNMYCEQGSYTFFALFEYCVVFSNMAFHLTAFWDFKSREMVVISPEEGKDF; the protein is encoded by the exons ATGCTGCAGGGTCCACATGTCCTGGGTTATGACAAGCCCCTGATCAGACTATCATTCACCTCCTGTGTTGTGGGCACCGTCAGTCTGCCACTGCTTGGCTTAATTACCTGCATCTTCATCTCCTCCGTGTTCCATTTCCAGGACTCCACTGACACACATTGCAAG gTTACCAATTATCTGCCCTCCATTAGTGCCTCCATAAGCCTGAGCCCAGAGTGCCATATCTGGCGCTTCTGCATTGGCCTGCACTCTGCTCCCAGGTTCCTGGTGGCCGTGGCCTATTTTAACTTCTATAAGGGCCGCTTCTCCACAAGGTTCCTGGAGTGGCTGCTCAGCTGCCTCAACTTCATGTGTGCCATCACTGAGAACTTTGGCCTCTTGCTGCTCACCTACGTGTCATCCAATGAGACATACC TTGTCCATAAAGAAGGTTTTGTCCTGTTCATTGCCAGTTCTGTTATCCACATGGTGTTAACCTGTCGGCTGTGGCTGGTTATAAAGAAGTACTCACTGATTCCTGAG GACGTGAAATCTTTCCACTGGAAAATCCGCTGCTTGATCCTCAACATCGCTTTCTGCTGCTTGGCTGCCTACTTTTACTGGAAACACAACATGTATTGTGAACAAGGGA GCTACACCTTTTTCGCCCTCTTTGAGTATTGTGTGGTGTTCTCCAACATGGCCTTCCACCTAACAGCCTTCTGGGACTTTAAGAGCAGAGAGATGGTGGTCATCTCACCAGAGGAGGGTAAAGACTTCTGA
- the LOC129832558 gene encoding post-GPI attachment to proteins factor 2-like isoform X1, producing the protein MALMSQSRMLQGPHVLGYDKPLIRLSFTSCVVGTVSLPLLGLITCIFISSVFHFQDSTDTHCKVTNYLPSISASISLSPECHIWRFCIGLHSAPRFLVAVAYFNFYKGRFSTRFLEWLLSCLNFMCAITENFGLLLLTYVSSNETYLVHKEGFVLFIASSVIHMVLTCRLWLVIKKYSLIPEDVKSFHWKIRCLILNIAFCCLAAYFYWKHNMYCEQGSYTFFALFEYCVVFSNMAFHLTAFWDFKSREMVVISPEEGKDF; encoded by the exons ATGGCCCTGATGTCCCAGTCTAGGATGCTGCAGGGTCCACATGTCCTGGGTTATGACAAGCCCCTGATCAGACTATCATTCACCTCCTGTGTTGTGGGCACCGTCAGTCTGCCACTGCTTGGCTTAATTACCTGCATCTTCATCTCCTCCGTGTTCCATTTCCAGGACTCCACTGACACACATTGCAAG gTTACCAATTATCTGCCCTCCATTAGTGCCTCCATAAGCCTGAGCCCAGAGTGCCATATCTGGCGCTTCTGCATTGGCCTGCACTCTGCTCCCAGGTTCCTGGTGGCCGTGGCCTATTTTAACTTCTATAAGGGCCGCTTCTCCACAAGGTTCCTGGAGTGGCTGCTCAGCTGCCTCAACTTCATGTGTGCCATCACTGAGAACTTTGGCCTCTTGCTGCTCACCTACGTGTCATCCAATGAGACATACC TTGTCCATAAAGAAGGTTTTGTCCTGTTCATTGCCAGTTCTGTTATCCACATGGTGTTAACCTGTCGGCTGTGGCTGGTTATAAAGAAGTACTCACTGATTCCTGAG GACGTGAAATCTTTCCACTGGAAAATCCGCTGCTTGATCCTCAACATCGCTTTCTGCTGCTTGGCTGCCTACTTTTACTGGAAACACAACATGTATTGTGAACAAGGGA GCTACACCTTTTTCGCCCTCTTTGAGTATTGTGTGGTGTTCTCCAACATGGCCTTCCACCTAACAGCCTTCTGGGACTTTAAGAGCAGAGAGATGGTGGTCATCTCACCAGAGGAGGGTAAAGACTTCTGA
- the LOC129832561 gene encoding rho-related GTP-binding protein RhoG-like gives MQSIKCVVVGDGAVGKTCLLISYTTNAFPKEYIPTVFDNYSAQVTVDSRTISLNLWDTAGQEEYDRLRTLSYPQTNVFVICFSVASPPSFENVKHKWHPEVTHHCPNTPILLVGTKKDLRNDPEVLKKLKDQNQTTITQQQGTALARQIQAIKYLECSALNQDGIKEVFAEGVRAFLNPQPVATKKPCVLL, from the coding sequence ATGCAGAGCATCAAGTGTGTGGTGGTAGGAGACGGTGCAGTAGGGAAGACCTGCCTACTCATCTCCTACACCACCAACGCCTTCCCCAAGGAGTACATCCCCACTGTGTTTGACAACTACAGTGCCCAAGTGACTGTGGACAGCAGGACTATTAGCCTCAACCTGTGGGACACAGCAGGCCAGGAGGAGTACGACCGCCTGCGCACCCTCTCCTACCCCCAGACCAACGTGTTTGTCATCTGCTTCTCTGTTGCCAGCCCCCCCTCCTTTGAGAACGTCAAGCACAAGTGGCACCCGGAGGTCACCCACCACTGTCCCAATACGCCCATTCTACTGGTGGGCACCAAGAAGGACCTGCGTAATGACCCGGAGGTGTTGAAGAAGCTTAAGGATCAGAACCAGACAACCATCACCCAACAGCAGGGCACTGCCCTGGCCAGGCAGATCCAAGCCATCAAGTACCTTGAATGCTCTGCCCTCAACCAAGATGGAATCAAAGAGGTGTTCGCTGAGGGTGTGCGAGCCTTTCTCAACCCACAACCTGTCGCCACCAAGAAACCCTGTGTGCTATTGTAA